One segment of Oligoflexus sp. DNA contains the following:
- a CDS encoding cytochrome c oxidase subunit 3 family protein: MPMINSLEKATNPTAPLHEHQFVALEQQKAAATAGMWVFLTSEIMFFGAIFSAFLIYGYLYPEVFAHFSQKLHLLLGSLNTGILLTSSWTMVMAVHGAQQQNRRLLLRSLVFTFLLGAVFLGIKGYEWSAEIRSGDFPGSGQVNPRQGEIFLRLYFIMTGFHGLHVLIGLLLITGLWIDTARKTNIPSSQLHFTENLGLYWHFVDIVWIFLFPMLYLMDKPRLPW, translated from the coding sequence ATGCCTATGATCAACTCTTTGGAAAAAGCGACGAACCCCACAGCGCCCCTTCATGAGCATCAGTTCGTGGCTCTGGAGCAGCAGAAGGCAGCCGCCACGGCTGGAATGTGGGTGTTTCTCACCTCCGAAATCATGTTCTTCGGCGCGATTTTTTCGGCCTTTCTTATCTATGGCTATCTGTATCCTGAGGTCTTCGCGCATTTCAGTCAAAAGCTGCACCTTCTGCTCGGCAGTCTCAACACGGGCATCCTTCTGACGAGCAGCTGGACCATGGTGATGGCAGTACACGGCGCGCAGCAGCAGAATCGGCGTCTTTTGCTCCGCTCTCTGGTCTTCACCTTCCTTCTCGGGGCCGTATTTCTTGGTATCAAGGGATACGAGTGGTCCGCGGAGATCCGAAGTGGAGACTTCCCAGGATCCGGCCAGGTCAATCCACGCCAGGGGGAGATTTTCCTGCGACTCTATTTTATCATGACGGGATTTCACGGCCTTCACGTACTCATCGGGCTTCTTCTGATCACAGGGCTTTGGATAGACACGGCGCGCAAGACCAACATCCCTTCGTCGCAGCTCCATTTCACCGAGAATCTTGGGCTCTACTGGCATTTTGTGGATATCGTCTGGATTTTCCTTTTTCCCATGCTCTATCTCATGGATAAACCGAGGCTGCCATGGTGA
- the ctaD gene encoding cytochrome c oxidase subunit I: protein MNETALPNYLQEGTSLGSWLLTRDHKRIALLYMFAITFFFVIGGIAATFFRLELVTPKGDLVEAATYNRLFSLHGIVMVWLFLIPSIPAVFGNFLVPLMIGAKDLAFPRLNLLSWYLFMAGGTIIIGSAVLGSVDTGWTFYTPYSSLYSNSHVVAAVTGVFIVGFSSILTGLNFIVTIHKMRAPGMRWGRLPLFIWSQYATSIINVLATPVLAMTLALIALENLTDLGIFNPWKGGDPLLFQHLFWFYSHPAVYIMILPAMGVVSEVITCFARKRVFGYNFIAGSSLAIAFIGFMVWGHHMFVSGQSPYAGLVFSFLSMLVAVPSAIKVFNWTTTLYQGSILLSAPMLYVIGFIGLFTIGGLTGIFVATLAIDVHVHDTYFVVAHFHYIMVGGAVMAYFGALHFWWPKMFGRMYPESWARLAAIMIFVGFNLTFFPQFVLGYQGMPRRYHSYAPEFQVWNVLSSAGASILAVGYLLPFIYMAWSWKYAPRSGPNPWPATGLEWQVPSPPSKDNFSGIPHIEDEVYAYDQLFGKSDEPHSAPS from the coding sequence ATGAATGAAACGGCCTTGCCCAATTATCTTCAGGAAGGGACGAGTCTCGGGTCCTGGCTGCTGACCCGCGATCACAAAAGGATCGCGCTCCTTTATATGTTCGCCATCACCTTTTTCTTCGTGATCGGAGGGATCGCAGCGACCTTCTTTCGACTGGAACTCGTCACTCCCAAGGGCGACCTTGTGGAGGCCGCGACCTACAATCGGCTGTTTTCGCTGCACGGAATCGTCATGGTCTGGCTCTTTTTGATTCCGTCCATTCCCGCAGTCTTCGGAAATTTCCTGGTGCCGCTCATGATCGGCGCCAAGGACCTGGCTTTTCCCCGACTGAATCTCCTCAGCTGGTATCTTTTCATGGCAGGCGGCACGATCATCATCGGCTCGGCGGTGCTGGGCAGCGTCGATACCGGCTGGACCTTCTATACGCCTTACAGCAGCCTTTATTCGAATTCGCATGTGGTCGCCGCGGTCACCGGAGTTTTCATCGTCGGTTTCTCCTCGATACTCACGGGTCTGAATTTCATCGTGACCATTCATAAGATGCGGGCTCCAGGCATGCGCTGGGGGCGACTGCCGCTCTTCATCTGGTCACAGTATGCGACGAGCATCATCAACGTGCTCGCCACGCCGGTGCTGGCCATGACGCTGGCCCTTATCGCCTTGGAAAACCTGACCGACCTCGGCATCTTCAATCCCTGGAAGGGCGGCGATCCCCTGCTTTTCCAGCATCTTTTCTGGTTCTACTCCCACCCCGCGGTTTACATCATGATCCTGCCCGCCATGGGCGTGGTCAGTGAAGTGATCACCTGTTTTGCGCGCAAACGCGTCTTCGGTTACAACTTCATCGCCGGTTCCTCCCTGGCCATTGCCTTTATCGGCTTCATGGTCTGGGGACATCATATGTTCGTGTCGGGACAATCGCCCTATGCGGGCCTGGTCTTTTCCTTTCTGAGCATGCTCGTCGCCGTGCCTTCAGCCATCAAGGTTTTCAATTGGACCACGACCCTTTACCAGGGCTCGATACTGTTATCGGCGCCTATGCTTTATGTTATTGGTTTCATTGGTCTTTTTACCATAGGAGGCCTGACCGGGATTTTTGTGGCCACGCTGGCCATCGACGTGCATGTGCATGATACCTATTTCGTGGTGGCTCACTTCCATTACATCATGGTCGGCGGCGCGGTGATGGCCTATTTTGGTGCGCTCCATTTCTGGTGGCCGAAGATGTTTGGCCGCATGTATCCCGAATCCTGGGCACGGCTCGCGGCCATCATGATCTTCGTCGGTTTCAATCTCACATTCTTCCCGCAGTTCGTCCTGGGTTATCAGGGTATGCCGCGACGCTATCACTCCTATGCACCGGAATTCCAGGTTTGGAACGTCCTTTCTTCTGCGGGCGCGAGCATACTGGCTGTGGGTTACCTTTTGCCTTTCATCTATATGGCCTGGTCGTGGAAATACGCGCCTCGCTCCGGACCCAATCCGTGGCCAGCGACCGGCTTGGAGTGGCAGGTTCCGTCACCACCATCGAAGGACAATTTCAGCGGGATTCCCCATATCGAGGATGAAGTCTATGCCTATGATCAACTCTTTGGAAAAAGCGACGAACCCCACAGCGCCCCTTCATGA